A single Methanolobus sp. ZRKC5 DNA region contains:
- a CDS encoding HAMP domain-containing sensor histidine kinase codes for MEISKTSKEASIGKKSGEIFSCVNASKGNGCAANEECSRCIFHTAAIETFKTRKNIHKREGTTTIKLPNSVQLEQNVLVSTAYIDIYDDEKVILSVEHITERKRAEKAMLMSKMEAEEANRTKSEFLATMSHELRTPLNAVIGYSDMLQENIFGELNVKQKRFASHISTSGKHLLELINDILDLSKVEAGKIELHFEEFDANEVMRNVCNITSPLARKKHIDIEFLTSKSLKIHADKTRFKQILYNLISNAIKFTQERGHIEIVAAVEDDMLKLSVIDNGIGMNEDEQSKLFTPFYQADSSISRKYQGTGLGLSIAKQMVELHDGKIEVESKAGKGSTFTLNIPVSQNI; via the coding sequence GTTAATGCGTCAAAAGGGAACGGATGCGCAGCCAATGAAGAGTGTTCCAGATGTATTTTCCATACTGCTGCGATAGAGACATTCAAAACACGAAAGAACATCCATAAAAGAGAAGGAACCACCACAATTAAGTTACCCAACAGTGTACAACTTGAACAGAACGTACTAGTCTCAACTGCCTATATCGACATATATGATGATGAAAAAGTAATCCTCAGTGTTGAGCACATAACAGAGAGAAAAAGAGCAGAGAAAGCAATGCTCATGTCTAAAATGGAAGCTGAAGAAGCAAATCGAACAAAAAGTGAATTCCTTGCAACCATGAGTCATGAACTGAGGACACCACTGAATGCTGTTATCGGCTATTCGGACATGTTACAGGAAAATATTTTTGGAGAACTGAACGTAAAGCAAAAGAGATTCGCAAGCCACATATCAACAAGTGGAAAGCATCTGCTGGAGCTAATCAATGACATCCTGGACCTTTCAAAAGTAGAGGCAGGGAAAATTGAGCTGCACTTTGAGGAATTTGATGCCAATGAAGTCATGAGAAATGTGTGCAACATTACCAGTCCCCTTGCCAGGAAAAAGCATATAGATATCGAGTTCTTGACATCAAAAAGCCTGAAGATACACGCAGACAAGACCAGGTTTAAGCAAATACTTTACAACCTCATAAGCAATGCTATAAAATTTACTCAGGAAAGGGGCCATATAGAGATTGTTGCAGCTGTTGAAGATGATATGTTGAAACTATCTGTAATCGATAATGGTATAGGAATGAACGAAGATGAACAAAGTAAACTTTTTACTCCATTCTACCAGGCAGATTCCTCCATTTCAAGAAAATACCAGGGTACAGGACTTGGACTGTCAATTGCCAAACAAATGGTAGAATTACATGATGGTAAAATAGAAGTAGAAAGTAAAGCTGGCAAAGGTAGCACTTTCACTTTAAATATACCTGTCAGTCAAAATATTTAA